In Geobacter anodireducens, a genomic segment contains:
- a CDS encoding RNA polymerase-binding protein DksA → MESEKLEYFRTILNEEMRTLLDEAGKTVSEMTSDSTPFPDPNDRATQESDRNFELRIRDRERKLINKIREALERIDDGSFGTCEVCGEEIGEGRLKARPVTTLCIDCKMEQERKEKHP, encoded by the coding sequence ATGGAAAGTGAGAAGCTCGAATACTTCAGAACCATACTCAACGAAGAGATGCGGACCCTCCTCGATGAGGCAGGCAAGACCGTCTCCGAGATGACTTCAGACAGCACGCCGTTTCCCGACCCCAACGACCGCGCCACCCAGGAGTCGGACCGTAACTTCGAGCTGCGAATCCGGGACAGGGAACGCAAGCTCATCAACAAAATCAGAGAGGCCCTCGAACGCATCGACGACGGCAGCTTCGGCACCTGTGAAGTGTGCGGCGAGGAAATCGGCGAGGGACGGCTCAAGGCGCGCCCCGTCACCACCCTCTGCATCGACTGCAAGATGGAGCAGGAAAGAAAAGAAAAGCATCCCTGA
- a CDS encoding DNA repair protein RadA translates to MKIVSRYACQKCGYQSAKWLGKCPDCAAWNSFVEEITGGGRKIGSPAPAATRPVPICEVASEAETRLSCGISEFDRVLGGGLVSGSLVLIGGDPGIGKSTILLQVMDHLARTVGPVLYVSGEESARQTKMRGERLGIGARELLVLAETSLELILSQVAALAPRALVIDSIQTVFSASLESAPGSVSQVRECAGRLMELAKRNGIPTLLVGHVTKDGSLAGPRVLEHMVDTVLYFEGDPGHAFRILRAVKNRFGSTNEIGVFEMKEGGLSEVRNPSELFLAERPLGVPGSAVVTTIEGSRPLLVELQALVTPSSLGVPRRTTLGVDHNRLALLVAVLDKKVGLHLSGQDIFLNAAGGARLSEPAIDLGMVAALASSHLDKIIDPHTVIVGEVGLAGEVRAITQAETRVREAAKLGFTRAVIPAGSVRQVGDVPGMTVVGVKSLDEALEQFL, encoded by the coding sequence GTGAAAATCGTAAGCCGTTATGCCTGCCAGAAATGCGGCTACCAATCGGCCAAATGGCTCGGGAAATGCCCCGACTGCGCCGCCTGGAACAGTTTTGTCGAGGAGATCACCGGCGGCGGACGGAAGATTGGCTCCCCCGCGCCCGCAGCCACCCGCCCGGTCCCCATCTGTGAGGTGGCCAGCGAGGCGGAAACACGCCTGTCGTGCGGCATCTCCGAATTCGACCGGGTACTGGGCGGCGGCCTCGTCTCCGGCTCTCTGGTGCTCATCGGCGGAGACCCCGGCATCGGCAAGTCCACCATTCTGCTGCAAGTCATGGACCACCTTGCCCGGACCGTGGGACCGGTCCTCTACGTATCGGGCGAGGAATCGGCGCGACAGACAAAAATGCGCGGTGAGCGCCTGGGCATCGGGGCGCGTGAACTGCTGGTCCTTGCCGAGACCTCCCTCGAACTCATCCTGTCCCAGGTTGCCGCTCTCGCCCCCCGGGCCCTCGTGATCGACTCCATCCAGACCGTTTTCAGCGCGAGCCTCGAATCTGCGCCCGGCAGCGTCAGCCAAGTGCGTGAATGCGCCGGCAGGCTCATGGAGCTGGCCAAGCGCAACGGCATCCCCACCCTCCTTGTGGGACACGTGACCAAGGACGGCTCCCTGGCGGGCCCACGGGTGCTGGAGCACATGGTCGACACGGTGCTCTACTTCGAAGGGGACCCGGGGCATGCCTTCAGGATTCTCAGGGCCGTCAAGAACCGCTTCGGCTCAACCAATGAAATCGGCGTATTCGAGATGAAAGAGGGGGGCCTCAGCGAGGTGAGAAACCCGTCGGAGCTCTTCCTGGCCGAACGGCCGCTCGGCGTCCCGGGATCCGCCGTCGTCACCACCATCGAAGGGAGCCGCCCGCTGCTGGTGGAACTGCAGGCGCTCGTCACCCCCTCGTCCCTGGGCGTACCGCGCCGCACCACCCTCGGGGTCGACCACAACCGCCTCGCGCTCCTGGTGGCCGTGCTCGACAAAAAGGTCGGCCTCCACCTGTCGGGGCAGGACATCTTCCTGAACGCCGCCGGCGGCGCACGGCTCAGCGAGCCGGCCATCGATCTGGGCATGGTGGCGGCCCTCGCATCGAGCCACCTGGACAAGATCATCGACCCCCACACGGTCATTGTCGGCGAGGTGGGCCTTGCGGGGGAAGTCCGCGCCATTACCCAGGCGGAAACACGGGTCCGCGAGGCTGCCAAGCTGGGCTTCACCCGGGCGGTCATCCCCGCCGGCAGCGTCCGGCAGGTTGGCGACGTGCCCGGCATGACGGTCGTAGGGGTAAAATCCTTGGACGAAGCGCTGGAACAGTTCCTCTGA
- a CDS encoding diguanylate phosphodiesterase, whose product MIRIAQPQAQRFVLLLAGAVRAVLLYPGSHPAVVQQFTHLGDHVAELLRAYPEVRIGVIDGVFFCENHLFFTPTAAEEELASLFTNRHVEAVAFRAGVTPLEIERFVELLTRREFLGERLAAEVQRAGIAAISVELGGSGATEVPSPGDEEHDPGATYREALHVVTGLFSEVEKGRLPSSDKLRGIVDRMATMIMQDRATLLGLAMIKDYDNYTFHHSVNVGILSMSLGAAAGLQRDELGELGMAGFLHDVGKTRVEKAILNKPGRLSSDEYERMKRHSEEGARIVDEMPGVGERIARAVLGHHIRFDRAGYPESARALAFDRFCDIIAVADCYDAITTLRVYKSPLNPKDALLKLRSLAGSHLDSGLVQAFTEMMGRFPVGTLVRLDTNEVAVVFRPDPSAGERPAVKVVADPSGRLLEPAPVRDLARETGTRIVAVVDPLMTVIDVNRYLG is encoded by the coding sequence ATGATTAGGATTGCTCAGCCTCAGGCCCAGCGGTTCGTCCTTCTCCTGGCCGGCGCGGTGCGGGCGGTTTTGCTCTATCCCGGCTCCCATCCGGCAGTGGTGCAGCAGTTCACCCACCTGGGTGACCATGTGGCGGAGCTCCTCCGGGCATATCCCGAAGTCCGTATCGGCGTCATTGACGGGGTCTTTTTCTGTGAGAACCACCTGTTCTTCACGCCGACCGCCGCCGAGGAGGAGCTTGCCTCCCTGTTTACCAATCGCCACGTGGAGGCAGTCGCCTTCAGGGCCGGCGTGACCCCGCTGGAGATCGAGCGTTTCGTGGAGTTGCTGACCCGGCGCGAGTTCCTGGGAGAGCGGCTCGCTGCCGAGGTGCAGCGGGCGGGGATCGCTGCCATTTCGGTGGAGCTCGGCGGCAGTGGCGCCACCGAGGTTCCTTCTCCGGGGGATGAGGAGCACGACCCGGGCGCGACCTATCGCGAGGCCCTGCATGTGGTGACCGGTCTGTTCAGCGAGGTGGAAAAGGGGCGCCTTCCCAGTTCCGACAAACTGCGCGGGATTGTCGACCGCATGGCGACCATGATCATGCAGGATCGCGCCACGCTGCTCGGCCTTGCCATGATCAAGGATTACGACAACTACACCTTCCATCATAGCGTCAACGTCGGGATCCTTTCCATGTCGCTCGGCGCGGCCGCGGGGCTTCAGCGGGACGAGCTGGGAGAGCTCGGCATGGCCGGGTTTCTCCATGACGTGGGGAAAACGCGGGTGGAGAAAGCGATTCTCAATAAGCCCGGTCGGCTTTCGTCCGACGAGTACGAGCGCATGAAAAGGCATTCGGAGGAGGGGGCCCGGATCGTGGACGAGATGCCGGGAGTGGGAGAGCGAATCGCCCGGGCGGTGCTCGGCCATCATATCCGTTTCGACCGTGCCGGCTATCCCGAATCGGCCCGCGCCCTGGCCTTTGACCGGTTCTGTGACATCATAGCCGTTGCCGACTGTTATGATGCCATCACAACCCTGCGGGTCTACAAGTCGCCCCTCAATCCCAAGGACGCCCTCCTGAAGCTCAGGAGCCTCGCCGGCAGCCACCTGGACAGCGGCCTCGTGCAGGCGTTCACCGAGATGATGGGGCGTTTTCCCGTGGGAACGCTTGTTCGCCTCGATACCAATGAAGTGGCCGTGGTCTTCCGCCCCGACCCCAGCGCGGGCGAGCGCCCCGCGGTAAAGGTCGTGGCGGACCCGTCGGGCCGGTTGCTGGAACCGGCACCCGTGAGGGACCTGGCGCGGGAGACGGGCACGCGCATTGTTGCGGTCGTTGATCCGCTGATGACCGTCATTGATGTCAACCGCTATCTCGGCTGA
- a CDS encoding PBS lyase, translating into MKAQVAMTRREELIALLKDPAKEVREAAARAIERIEGAGSFAEVIEQLKKGNRGAKIRAIYALGRIGGERVLTPLMYCAMRPEEDIRIAAIDMLGALASSQAFPLLAECLREPSAAVQAKAIEALGRYRTPEALRLILPFLDARDGFLDAEAARAIGTIGSADHEGKLLSLLSSPHPATRAAAAEALGTLPLD; encoded by the coding sequence ATGAAGGCACAGGTTGCGATGACACGACGCGAAGAACTTATTGCACTCCTGAAGGACCCCGCCAAAGAGGTTCGCGAGGCGGCGGCCAGGGCCATCGAGCGGATCGAGGGTGCGGGCAGCTTTGCCGAAGTTATCGAACAACTGAAAAAAGGCAACCGCGGCGCCAAGATACGAGCCATCTACGCCCTGGGGAGGATCGGTGGCGAACGTGTGCTTACCCCCCTCATGTACTGCGCCATGCGACCTGAGGAGGACATACGGATCGCCGCCATCGACATGCTCGGCGCCCTGGCATCTTCCCAGGCATTCCCTCTGCTCGCCGAATGCCTGCGCGAGCCCTCGGCTGCGGTTCAGGCCAAAGCCATCGAGGCCCTGGGCAGATACCGGACCCCGGAGGCCCTTCGCCTTATCCTGCCGTTCCTCGATGCCCGGGACGGATTCCTCGATGCCGAGGCGGCCCGCGCAATCGGAACCATCGGCTCGGCGGACCATGAGGGAAAGCTCCTCTCTCTCCTCTCCTCTCCCCATCCGGCCACCCGTGCAGCGGCAGCCGAGGCCCTGGGCACCCTTCCCCTCGATTGA
- a CDS encoding 3-oxoacyl-ACP synthase, producing MFHSIILATGGQVPERVVPNSHFSYLVDDADTWIQSRTGIRERRFAAPHEATSDLATAAALKALDRAGLGAGELDCLIVATSTPDMCLPATACMVQKNIGAVNAFAFDMNAVCSGFVFGLETADNFIRSGKYGRIMVIGADTYSKILDFQDQTTCPLFGDGAGAVILGRTTERTGILQSVIRSDGGGWELIQVPSSGSRKPVTAETIALRENSFRMAGKQVFVFATDVIPQIIEEVTAKAGVAVADLDHIIPHQANYRIIDFISRKTGIPKERFLLNLDRYGNTAAASVGLALDEYLRNGTIKPGELVLMMGFGGGLSWGGILIRV from the coding sequence ATGTTTCATTCAATCATCCTTGCCACCGGCGGCCAGGTTCCCGAGCGGGTGGTCCCCAATTCCCATTTTTCATACCTGGTTGACGACGCCGACACGTGGATCCAGTCCCGAACCGGCATTCGGGAACGCCGGTTCGCCGCTCCCCACGAGGCCACGTCCGACCTGGCCACTGCCGCGGCCCTCAAGGCCCTTGACCGTGCCGGCTTGGGGGCAGGGGAGCTCGACTGCCTCATCGTGGCCACGTCCACGCCCGACATGTGTCTGCCGGCCACGGCATGCATGGTCCAGAAAAACATCGGCGCAGTGAATGCCTTTGCCTTTGATATGAATGCCGTCTGCAGCGGTTTCGTCTTCGGACTGGAAACGGCGGACAACTTCATCCGGTCCGGCAAATACGGGCGGATCATGGTGATCGGCGCCGACACCTACTCGAAGATTCTCGATTTTCAGGACCAGACCACCTGCCCCCTGTTCGGTGACGGCGCCGGCGCGGTCATTCTGGGAAGGACCACCGAGCGCACCGGTATCCTCCAGAGCGTCATCCGGAGCGACGGCGGCGGCTGGGAACTGATCCAGGTACCCTCGTCGGGGTCCCGCAAGCCGGTGACCGCCGAGACCATCGCCCTGAGGGAAAATTCCTTCCGCATGGCGGGCAAGCAGGTCTTTGTCTTTGCCACCGACGTAATCCCTCAGATTATCGAGGAAGTGACGGCCAAGGCCGGGGTGGCGGTGGCCGATCTGGACCACATCATTCCGCACCAGGCCAATTATCGGATCATCGACTTCATTTCCCGCAAGACCGGTATCCCCAAAGAACGTTTCCTCCTGAACCTGGATCGTTACGGCAACACGGCCGCCGCGTCGGTGGGGCTCGCGCTGGACGAATACCTGCGCAACGGCACTATCAAGCCGGGGGAACTCGTTCTCATGATGGGGTTCGGCGGCGGGCTTTCCTGGGGAGGGATCCTGATCAGGGTCTGA
- a CDS encoding chemotaxis protein CheR produces the protein MSTHHAPLHPCFDPVGTSNQLSRLLVSGPIVDADLDRRIARLRERFRTYCDTYPFGIWDSGLVVTREMRALTDILLPLAEIRPAFVRLFRLALRFPPLLEATPLTTAGSWLDLLERLGTSAARTNPARLLEQLAGDGERRTGFVFSLFIPRQYGGGFDRYPGQTVFLKRWIGQRGAPERGIFSVLDAACGCGEGTYALARLLLDAGIAPERFRVLGSSLEEIELFAARHAFFPHDQRRGEILRSFAAPLFAAGAATSIGFVREDIREATNGAWDVILCNGILGGPFLHDRQTLERAIARLAARLAPGGLIVAADRFHEGWKRRVPAAMLEEMLRNAGLTVLAAGEGVAGVRP, from the coding sequence ATGAGCACGCACCACGCCCCGCTCCACCCATGTTTCGATCCGGTCGGGACATCAAACCAACTGTCACGGCTTCTCGTCTCCGGCCCCATCGTCGACGCCGATCTCGACCGGCGCATCGCCCGCCTCCGGGAACGGTTCCGCACCTACTGCGACACCTATCCCTTCGGCATATGGGACAGCGGACTCGTGGTCACGCGGGAGATGCGTGCCCTGACCGACATCCTTCTCCCCCTCGCGGAAATCCGGCCGGCATTCGTCCGACTGTTCAGGCTGGCGCTCCGGTTTCCCCCGCTCCTGGAAGCGACACCCCTGACGACCGCCGGCTCATGGCTCGACCTGCTCGAACGGCTCGGCACATCCGCGGCCCGGACGAATCCGGCCCGGCTTCTCGAACAGTTGGCCGGGGATGGCGAACGGCGCACGGGCTTCGTCTTTTCCCTTTTCATTCCCCGCCAATACGGCGGCGGTTTCGACCGCTACCCGGGCCAGACCGTCTTTCTGAAACGATGGATCGGGCAGCGGGGCGCCCCTGAACGGGGTATCTTCTCCGTGCTCGACGCTGCCTGCGGCTGTGGCGAAGGGACCTACGCCCTGGCCCGCCTCCTGCTGGATGCGGGAATTGCGCCGGAGCGCTTCCGCGTGCTCGGCAGCTCCCTCGAAGAGATCGAGCTCTTTGCGGCCCGCCACGCGTTCTTCCCCCACGACCAACGGCGCGGGGAAATCCTGCGGAGCTTTGCGGCGCCGCTTTTCGCCGCAGGAGCTGCGACGTCCATCGGGTTCGTGCGCGAGGATATCAGGGAGGCGACGAATGGGGCCTGGGACGTGATTCTCTGCAACGGCATTCTGGGAGGACCGTTCCTCCACGACCGGCAGACGCTTGAGCGCGCGATCGCACGACTTGCGGCCCGCCTGGCTCCGGGCGGGCTCATTGTGGCGGCCGACCGGTTCCACGAGGGGTGGAAACGGCGGGTCCCCGCAGCCATGCTGGAAGAGATGCTGCGCAACGCGGGGCTCACCGTGCTCGCTGCCGGGGAGGGCGTTGCCGGGGTCAGACCCTGA
- a CDS encoding chemotaxis response regulator protein-glutamate methylesterase: MLQNQTRKLRVLVVDDSSFMRMVIRSVLEKDPAIEVVGIAVDGMEGVEKALALRPDLITMDIEMPRLDGISALKQIMAKCPTRVLMVSTLTCEGAKATFDALDAGAIDYIPKNVTDSADAQRVFREELLRKVKGAASSIFGRPMTTSAPRTIIAPPRQVRPAPRPSQALTGKFHYVGIGASTGGPVALQEVLGRIPGNYPHGIVVAIHMPKAFTGPYAERLNSKCSLQIKEANDGDIIQPGVVLVAPGGRHMALVRQGNSIAVRTLSTAECPQYIYIPSVDHMMTTLADATNGSALGVILTGMGSDGFKGMKHLKSKGGITIVQDEATSTIYGMPRACIEGGVADTVLPLTQIGSEIARLGG; the protein is encoded by the coding sequence ATGCTTCAGAATCAGACACGAAAACTGCGAGTCCTGGTCGTCGACGATTCTTCTTTCATGAGGATGGTGATCCGGAGCGTTCTCGAGAAGGACCCGGCGATCGAGGTGGTCGGCATAGCCGTTGACGGGATGGAAGGGGTGGAAAAGGCCCTGGCCCTGAGGCCGGATCTGATCACCATGGACATCGAGATGCCGCGGCTGGACGGGATCTCCGCCCTCAAACAGATCATGGCCAAGTGCCCGACACGGGTCCTGATGGTCTCGACCCTCACCTGCGAGGGCGCCAAGGCCACCTTTGACGCCCTCGATGCAGGCGCCATCGACTACATCCCGAAAAACGTGACCGACAGCGCCGATGCCCAGCGAGTCTTTCGGGAAGAGTTGCTGCGCAAGGTCAAGGGAGCTGCCAGCTCTATCTTCGGCAGGCCGATGACCACCTCGGCCCCCCGAACGATCATTGCCCCCCCCCGGCAGGTGCGGCCCGCTCCGCGCCCCTCGCAGGCCCTGACCGGCAAGTTCCACTACGTGGGCATTGGCGCCTCCACCGGCGGTCCGGTGGCGCTCCAGGAGGTGCTGGGCCGCATCCCCGGCAACTACCCCCACGGCATCGTGGTAGCCATCCACATGCCCAAGGCATTCACGGGACCCTATGCCGAACGGCTCAACAGCAAGTGCTCCCTCCAGATCAAGGAAGCAAACGACGGCGACATCATCCAGCCCGGCGTGGTCCTTGTTGCTCCGGGCGGCCGGCACATGGCGCTGGTTCGCCAGGGAAACTCGATCGCGGTACGGACGCTCTCCACTGCCGAGTGTCCCCAGTACATCTACATTCCCTCGGTGGACCACATGATGACCACCCTGGCGGACGCCACCAACGGATCAGCCTTGGGAGTTATCCTTACGGGCATGGGGAGCGACGGGTTCAAGGGGATGAAGCACCTGAAAAGCAAGGGTGGCATTACCATCGTCCAGGACGAGGCCACCTCCACCATCTACGGCATGCCGCGGGCTTGCATCGAAGGGGGCGTCGCAGACACGGTGCTTCCCCTCACCCAGATCGGTTCGGAGATCGCCCGCCTGGGAGGATGA
- a CDS encoding HD family phosphohydrolase, translated as MKGGTEPVETSKMEKAAALLGGMIDLPTIPAVAIQVLSLLDEPEVDVDDVAELVLTDQVMAARVLKMVNSPLYRPATEITSLKGALVYLGLRHIREFILTCSIIQCSEGKDGVLGVKPFWEHSFGVGIVARMIAEKVGYHDTEKAYIGGIIHDIGEVFLSYYMRDEFQQIVDSINDKPHRLVEAEEEFLGTTHCEIGLCIARAWRFPDDYCEVIAHHHAPQEAKNAPRLTAIVNLADLFCNVRQLDYGGKAWVSFSLADEPAWGMLQGSGSRLSELDIERFCYELDDRVEEIRELVGNIFKNG; from the coding sequence ATGAAAGGTGGTACGGAACCTGTGGAAACGAGCAAAATGGAAAAGGCGGCCGCACTGCTCGGCGGGATGATTGATCTTCCCACCATCCCCGCTGTCGCCATTCAGGTCCTTTCACTCCTGGACGAGCCCGAAGTGGATGTGGACGATGTGGCCGAACTGGTCCTGACCGACCAGGTCATGGCCGCCAGGGTTCTCAAGATGGTGAACTCGCCCCTCTACCGTCCGGCCACCGAGATCACCTCCCTCAAGGGGGCTCTGGTCTATCTGGGGCTGCGGCATATCCGGGAGTTCATCCTCACCTGCTCCATTATCCAGTGCTCCGAGGGGAAAGATGGCGTCCTCGGCGTCAAGCCGTTCTGGGAGCACTCCTTCGGCGTCGGCATCGTGGCCCGGATGATCGCGGAAAAGGTGGGCTACCACGACACGGAAAAGGCGTACATCGGTGGGATCATCCACGACATCGGCGAGGTGTTCCTCAGCTACTACATGCGGGATGAGTTCCAGCAGATCGTCGACTCCATCAACGACAAGCCCCACAGGCTCGTGGAGGCCGAGGAGGAATTCCTGGGAACGACCCACTGCGAAATCGGGCTCTGCATCGCCCGGGCATGGCGATTCCCCGATGATTACTGCGAGGTGATCGCCCACCATCACGCCCCCCAGGAGGCGAAGAACGCCCCGCGACTCACCGCCATAGTCAATCTGGCCGACCTCTTCTGCAACGTACGCCAGCTTGACTATGGCGGCAAGGCATGGGTAAGCTTCTCCTTGGCCGACGAACCGGCGTGGGGAATGCTCCAGGGCTCCGGCTCACGGCTCTCCGAACTGGATATCGAGCGGTTCTGCTATGAGCTGGATGACCGGGTGGAAGAGATCAGGGAGTTGGTAGGTAATATCTTCAAGAACGGGTGA
- a CDS encoding chemotaxis protein CheR, giving the protein MKLSDKDFELLRDFIYNHCGMYFHASKKYFLESRIARRLEATKCSDIHGYMGHLKVGMGKTEELTKLLNEITTNETCFFRNPPQLKALENVFLPEIVATKGKIGFRKIRIWSAGSSSGEEAYTMAMMMLEKRSTILKDWIIEIVGTDISESVLAQAREGIYNAYSVRNTPDFYLKKYFREETGGRFLLSPDVKKLVSFSHLNLYEDSKMVFMKSFDFIFCANVLIYFDLASKTKVVQHFYNNLQPYGYFFVGQSESLHGVNDKFKTVHFPGGFAYKK; this is encoded by the coding sequence GTGAAACTCTCGGACAAGGATTTCGAACTACTCAGAGATTTCATATACAACCACTGCGGCATGTATTTTCACGCCAGCAAGAAGTACTTTCTGGAAAGCCGCATTGCCCGGCGCCTCGAGGCGACGAAATGCTCGGACATCCACGGATACATGGGACACCTCAAGGTAGGGATGGGCAAGACCGAAGAGCTGACCAAGCTGCTCAACGAAATCACCACCAACGAGACCTGCTTCTTCCGCAATCCCCCCCAGCTCAAGGCCCTGGAAAACGTATTCCTCCCCGAGATCGTCGCCACCAAGGGGAAAATCGGCTTCCGCAAGATCCGCATCTGGAGCGCAGGCTCATCGTCGGGCGAAGAGGCCTATACCATGGCCATGATGATGCTGGAGAAGCGCTCGACGATCCTCAAGGATTGGATCATCGAGATCGTCGGCACCGACATCAGCGAATCGGTCCTGGCCCAGGCCCGCGAAGGGATCTACAACGCCTATTCGGTCCGCAATACGCCCGATTTCTATCTCAAGAAATACTTCAGGGAGGAAACGGGCGGGAGATTTCTCCTGTCGCCCGACGTGAAGAAGCTCGTCTCCTTCTCCCACCTGAATCTCTACGAAGACTCGAAAATGGTCTTCATGAAGAGCTTTGACTTCATTTTCTGCGCGAACGTGCTGATCTATTTCGACCTGGCATCCAAGACAAAGGTGGTTCAGCACTTCTACAACAACCTCCAGCCCTATGGCTATTTCTTTGTCGGGCAGTCAGAATCCCTGCATGGCGTGAACGACAAGTTCAAGACGGTTCATTTCCCCGGGGGATTTGCCTACAAAAAATGA
- a CDS encoding chemotaxis protein CheA, which produces MAIECEDQELLEGFLTETTELLEKLDDDLVALEKTPSDADLLNGIFRSIHTVKGASSFLGFELLVTVTHKTEDVLNRLRRGELTVTPEIMDVILEAVDLVKVLVADIKGGDIVDRETDGTISKLIPLLSENAKEATVLKAPAAQSQTAPAAEQPPEASAPVETAPPPPPEAAAPAPAVRPQSAPAPVKDDKKADDLADNSTVRVDVKRLDDLMNQVGELVLERNRMMQLNTDFQGESGDSSFGEEFAKLSKRISFVTSELQMQVLKMRMIPVEKVFKKFPRIVRNLARDLGKEVDLTVLGEETELDRSVVDEIGDPLIHLIRNAMDHGLETPDERVAAGKPRKGTLILSAAHEGNQIVISIKDDGRGVDTDKVARKAKEKGLVTDEQLAAMGQRELLDLIFLPGFSTKENATDLSGRGVGMDVVRTNIKKLNGIIDIRSELGRGSEFILKLPLTLAIIQSLLVEVEDETYSLPLAAVLETLRVDEKEFHTIGGQEVLKLRDSVLPLMRLQRIFNIAPGERNRSSCYVVVVGVAEKRVGLVVSRLLGQQEVAIKSLGKYLANLPGIAGSTILGDGRVTLIIDPAGLIENSDGSGGGRVAA; this is translated from the coding sequence ATGGCGATTGAATGCGAAGACCAGGAACTGCTTGAAGGGTTCCTGACCGAAACCACCGAGCTTCTGGAAAAGCTCGACGACGACCTGGTGGCGCTGGAAAAGACGCCGTCGGACGCGGACCTGCTCAACGGCATTTTCCGCTCCATCCATACGGTCAAGGGAGCGTCGAGCTTCCTGGGGTTCGAGCTGCTGGTCACGGTGACCCACAAGACGGAGGATGTCCTCAACCGCCTGCGGCGCGGCGAGCTGACCGTTACCCCGGAGATCATGGATGTCATCCTTGAGGCGGTCGACCTGGTCAAGGTCCTGGTGGCGGACATCAAGGGCGGCGACATCGTGGACCGGGAGACCGACGGAACCATCAGCAAGCTGATACCTCTGCTGTCGGAAAACGCCAAGGAAGCGACCGTGCTCAAGGCCCCGGCGGCACAGTCCCAGACCGCCCCGGCCGCCGAACAGCCGCCGGAAGCGTCAGCCCCCGTGGAAACGGCACCTCCCCCGCCACCGGAGGCAGCCGCACCGGCACCGGCCGTGCGCCCCCAGAGCGCACCAGCGCCGGTTAAGGACGACAAGAAGGCCGACGATCTCGCGGACAACTCGACGGTCCGGGTCGATGTCAAACGGCTCGACGACCTCATGAACCAGGTGGGTGAGCTGGTCCTGGAACGCAACCGGATGATGCAGCTCAACACCGACTTCCAGGGCGAATCCGGCGACTCCAGCTTCGGCGAGGAATTCGCCAAGCTCTCCAAGCGGATCAGCTTCGTCACATCGGAACTGCAGATGCAGGTTCTCAAGATGCGGATGATCCCGGTGGAAAAGGTTTTCAAGAAGTTCCCCCGCATCGTCCGCAACCTGGCCCGGGATCTGGGCAAGGAAGTGGACCTGACGGTACTGGGCGAGGAAACGGAACTGGACCGTTCCGTTGTCGACGAGATCGGCGATCCACTCATCCACCTGATCCGCAACGCCATGGACCACGGCCTGGAGACCCCCGACGAGCGGGTTGCCGCCGGCAAGCCCCGCAAGGGGACGCTCATCCTCTCCGCGGCCCACGAGGGGAACCAGATCGTCATCAGCATCAAGGACGACGGACGGGGAGTCGACACCGACAAGGTGGCCCGCAAGGCCAAAGAAAAGGGGCTCGTCACCGACGAGCAACTGGCAGCCATGGGCCAGCGCGAACTGCTGGACCTGATCTTCCTGCCGGGCTTCTCCACCAAGGAGAACGCAACCGACCTGTCGGGGCGCGGCGTCGGCATGGACGTGGTCCGGACCAACATCAAGAAGCTCAACGGCATCATCGACATCAGAAGCGAGCTGGGACGGGGGTCTGAGTTCATTCTCAAGCTCCCCCTGACCCTGGCCATCATCCAGTCGCTCCTGGTTGAGGTCGAGGATGAGACCTATTCGCTCCCCCTGGCTGCGGTCCTCGAAACCCTCCGGGTGGACGAAAAGGAGTTCCACACCATCGGCGGCCAGGAAGTCCTCAAGCTGCGCGATTCGGTGCTCCCCCTCATGCGGCTGCAGCGGATCTTCAACATCGCCCCCGGCGAACGGAACCGCTCTTCATGCTACGTGGTTGTCGTGGGGGTTGCCGAGAAGCGGGTGGGGCTCGTCGTGTCGCGGCTTCTGGGCCAGCAGGAAGTGGCCATCAAGTCCCTGGGCAAGTATCTGGCGAACCTGCCCGGCATCGCCGGCTCCACCATCCTGGGCGATGGGCGGGTGACCCTCATCATTGACCCGGCCGGGCTCATCGAGAACAGCGACGGGAGCGGCGGCGGACGAGTCGCAGCCTGA